In Helianthus annuus cultivar XRQ/B chromosome 3, HanXRQr2.0-SUNRISE, whole genome shotgun sequence, a single window of DNA contains:
- the LOC110927478 gene encoding putative germin-like protein 2-1: MARVCSSFLLLVLVLVSSVAMATEPSPLQDFCVADKNAQVLVNGFACKNPSLVQADDFYFDGLRMRGNTSNAVGSKVSLVTVEQVPGLNTLGISMARVDYEPGGLNPPHVHSRATELFTVLEGTIEVGFVTSNPENRFITKVLHKGDVFVFPFRLVHFQRNIGNVNALAISTLSSQNPGIVTIANAVFGSKPDISSDILAKAFQTSNEVIENLQFKF, encoded by the exons ATGGCTCGTGTTTGCAGCTCGTTCTTGcttcttgttcttgttcttgtttcTTCCGTAGCTATGGCAACAGAACCTAGCCCGCTTCAAGATTTCTGTGTTGCAGACAAGAACGCCCAAG TTTTGGTGAACGGGTTCGCTTGCAAAAACCCGAGTTTGGTTCAAGCCGACGACTTCTACTTTGATGGGTTACGCATGAGAGGAAACACCTCGAATGCAGTTGGGTCCAAGGTGAGCTTAGTTACCGTGGAACAGGTGCCTGGACTCAACACTTTAGGAATCTCAATGGCTCGTGTGGACTATGAACCAGGGGGGCTCAACCCGCCTCATGTTCATTCTCGGGCCACTGAGCTCTTCACCGTCTTGGAAGGCACAATTGAAGTCGGATTTGTCACATCAAACCCTGAAAACCGTTTTATCACTAAAGTGTTGCATAAGGGTGACGTTTTTGTTTTCCCATTCAGACTCGTACATTTTCAAAGAAATATTGGAAATGTGAATGCACTTGCGATTTCGACATTGAGCAGCCAGAACCCGGGTATCGTCACAATTGCAAATGCGGTTTTTGGTTCGAAACCGGATATTTCTAGTGACATTCTTGCCAAGGCCTTTCAAACTAGTAATGAAGTAATTGAGAATTTACAGTTCAAGTTTTAG
- the LOC110928413 gene encoding uncharacterized protein LOC110928413, whose product MAPYEMLYGRRCRTPVCWGEVGQRELAPNDVVAITNEKIDVVRARLKAAQDRQKSYADRRSRPIEFQVGDRVFLKVSPWKGIIRFRKRGKLGPRYIGPFEILARVGKVAYRLNLLTSLEGIHNTFHVSQLRKCLADETAHVPIEDIEIDEKMNYIERPVAIKDSKVKTLRNKEIKQVLVQWQHRKGSDLTWEPEDEMKKFYPFLFGTLTGFRGRNLF is encoded by the coding sequence ATGGCGCCGTATGAAATGCTGTATGGAAGAAGGTGTAGAACCCCGGTTTGTTGGGGAGAAGTAGGGCAAAGGGAGCTCGCACCGAATGATGTGGTGGCGATAACCAATGAAAAGATCGACGTCGTACGGGCTCGGTTAAAAGCGGCGCAAGACCGACAAAAGTCCTATGCGGATAGAAGAAGTCGCCCTATCGAGTTCCAAGTGGGGGACCGGGTATTCTTGAAGGTGTCTCCGTGGAAAGGTATAATTCGATTTCGTAAGCGAGGAAAGTTGGGTCCCCGATAtatcggaccgttcgagattCTAGCTCGagttggaaaggtggcctaccgGTTAAATCTACTTACTTCTTTGGAAGGGATTCATAATACCTTTCACGTGTCACAATTACGAAAATGCTTAGCGGATGAAACGGCCCATGTACCAATTGAAGACATTGAGATCGATGAGAAAATGAATTATATAGAAAGACCGGTAGCTATAAAAGATTCCAAAGTAAAGACGCTTCGTAACAAGGAAATCAAGCAAGTCTTAGTCCAATGGCAACACAGAAAGGGGTCGGATCTCACTTGGGAGCCGGAGGATGAGATGAAGAAGTTCTACCCGTTTTTATTTGGTACGTTAACcgggtttcgaggacgaaacctcttttaa